The following proteins are co-located in the Spirochaetales bacterium genome:
- a CDS encoding bifunctional ornithine acetyltransferase/N-acetylglutamate synthase, giving the protein MKPAATEIYHSKTDYEEALKRRAVMPEGFSASTVPIRFFPAEKPVGNPLPMNMSLILADEKTPSFGAVFTRNRFPGAPVVIGRKRCGKPFCRGILINNKVSNVCAPKGIENAETLCDAAGGILGIEGSLLIPSSTGIIGWRLPLKEMKEGLPGLAGSLSRDSLFPVARAIMTTDAFPKARSETLGEGRITAVAKGAGMIEPNMATLLVFILTDVEVEREALRRMLSEVVSETFNMISVDGDQSTSDSVIIMSSNKKPSPGNDDFSKALLSVCGSLAEDVVRNGEGTSHVIRVTVRGIGDKAEAAGIGKAVVNSPLVKTAVFGNDPNVGRIVGAVGDHLGNLGMDGYTANLTVSMGGIVIFAAGEFQIDREKEKALSGYLKEAMIDTAAGYPPHNGTVDIELGFGKDGPVTVVTGCDLSYGYVRENADYRS; this is encoded by the coding sequence CAGCCACAGAAATATATCATTCAAAAACCGATTATGAAGAAGCGCTCAAACGGCGCGCCGTCATGCCCGAAGGCTTTTCGGCTTCGACCGTTCCGATCCGCTTTTTCCCCGCAGAAAAGCCGGTCGGGAACCCGCTCCCCATGAACATGTCGCTGATCCTCGCGGACGAAAAAACGCCCTCTTTCGGCGCTGTTTTTACCCGGAACCGTTTTCCCGGCGCCCCTGTCGTCATCGGGAGAAAACGGTGCGGCAAGCCTTTCTGCCGCGGCATACTCATCAACAACAAAGTCTCCAATGTCTGCGCCCCGAAGGGGATCGAAAACGCCGAGACGCTTTGCGATGCGGCCGGCGGCATTCTCGGCATCGAAGGGTCGCTCCTCATCCCGTCATCCACGGGAATCATCGGTTGGCGTCTTCCCCTGAAGGAGATGAAAGAGGGGCTGCCCGGGCTGGCCGGGTCGCTTTCCCGGGATTCGCTTTTTCCCGTGGCCCGGGCGATCATGACCACCGACGCCTTCCCAAAGGCGCGGTCCGAAACGCTGGGTGAGGGGCGCATTACGGCGGTCGCGAAGGGGGCGGGGATGATCGAACCGAATATGGCCACCTTACTGGTCTTTATCCTCACCGATGTCGAAGTGGAACGGGAGGCGCTGAGGCGGATGCTTTCCGAGGTCGTGAGTGAGACCTTCAACATGATTTCCGTCGACGGGGACCAGAGTACGAGCGATTCGGTCATTATCATGAGTTCGAACAAAAAGCCCTCACCGGGAAACGACGATTTCAGTAAGGCCCTTTTATCCGTCTGCGGTTCCCTCGCTGAAGATGTGGTCAGAAACGGTGAAGGGACATCGCATGTAATACGCGTCACGGTCAGGGGGATCGGAGATAAGGCAGAAGCCGCGGGAATCGGGAAGGCGGTGGTCAATTCGCCCCTTGTCAAAACGGCGGTCTTCGGGAACGACCCGAATGTGGGGAGAATCGTCGGCGCGGTCGGCGACCACCTCGGGAATCTCGGTATGGACGGGTATACGGCGAACCTCACGGTAAGCATGGGGGGGATCGTGATATTCGCCGCCGGTGAGTTTCAAATCGACCGGGAAAAGGAAAAGGCCTTGAGCGGGTATTTGAAGGAGGCGATGATCGATACGGCGGCCGGGTACCCGCCGCATAACGGAACTGTGGATATAGAACTCGGGTTCGGCAAGGACGGCCCGGTTACCGTCGTCACGGGATGCGACCTTTCATACGGGTATGTCCGGGAAAACGCCGATTACCGGTCATAG
- a CDS encoding alpha/beta hydrolase translates to MKWLPAIIGLFIFLYGILSLFVYFYQEKLIFYPEKLPRDYAFRFSHAFVEHFFVTDTGTVINALHFHLELPKGVVLYFHGNMGSLRTWGDASPPFLDLGYDVLVFDYRGYGKSTGNISEEGLYHDALFLYDRLAEQYGEGRIVVYGRSIGSGIAVNLSSHRHPAKLVLEAPLYSMKDLVRRHFPWLPVFLLRYRFRSDLAIGETACPVAIFHGTDDEVIPYESALKLVKHAKPGDLFFPIEGGRHNDLSRFPGYRNTLAWILGGEGDPPPDGSERPRNAD, encoded by the coding sequence ATGAAATGGCTTCCCGCCATCATCGGTCTTTTCATTTTTCTTTATGGGATCCTCTCCCTGTTCGTCTACTTTTACCAGGAAAAACTGATATTTTACCCGGAGAAACTTCCACGGGATTATGCCTTCCGCTTTTCGCACGCTTTTGTCGAACATTTTTTTGTCACGGATACCGGTACCGTTATCAATGCCCTTCATTTTCACCTCGAATTGCCGAAAGGGGTCGTTCTCTACTTTCACGGCAACATGGGAAGCCTCAGGACCTGGGGGGATGCTTCGCCGCCGTTTCTCGACCTCGGTTACGATGTCCTCGTTTTCGATTACCGGGGGTACGGGAAGAGTACCGGGAATATCAGCGAGGAAGGATTGTATCATGACGCCCTCTTTCTGTATGACCGTCTTGCCGAACAATACGGTGAGGGGAGGATCGTGGTCTATGGAAGATCGATCGGTTCGGGGATCGCGGTCAACCTGTCCTCGCACAGGCACCCGGCCAAACTGGTCCTCGAAGCCCCGCTTTACAGCATGAAGGACCTCGTCAGGCGGCACTTCCCCTGGCTTCCCGTTTTCCTCCTCCGGTACCGCTTCCGTTCGGACCTTGCGATCGGGGAAACGGCATGCCCCGTTGCGATTTTTCACGGTACGGATGACGAGGTGATTCCGTATGAATCGGCCTTAAAGCTGGTAAAACACGCAAAACCGGGCGATCTCTTTTTCCCGATCGAAGGGGGGCGCCATAACGACCTCTCCCGCTTTCCCGGTTACCGGAATACCCTTGCGTGGATTTTGGGCGGAGAGGGAGATCCGCCTCCGGACGGGAGTGAAAGACCGCGGAACGCGGATTGA
- a CDS encoding cyclic nucleotide-binding domain-containing protein, which yields MELFGILKNNSIFGGLTDDEIKSIVAICTEQKFESGSVIFEENSEGSGMYILVKGQVDIQMSMGADDELATVHVIHEGEIFGELTLVDRATRSATAKAAGPALAFVLDADRFDGLCGENNRIGLIVMRNIARIVTARLRETNIKYTESLIWERLGSDPA from the coding sequence ATGGAATTGTTCGGCATTTTAAAAAACAACTCTATTTTCGGCGGACTGACCGATGACGAGATAAAAAGTATCGTCGCGATCTGCACGGAACAGAAATTCGAAAGCGGATCGGTTATTTTCGAGGAAAACTCGGAAGGTTCGGGAATGTATATCCTGGTAAAGGGGCAGGTGGACATCCAGATGAGTATGGGCGCCGACGACGAACTCGCGACCGTCCATGTCATCCACGAGGGCGAGATTTTCGGCGAACTCACCCTCGTCGACAGGGCGACGCGTTCCGCCACCGCTAAAGCGGCCGGACCGGCACTCGCCTTTGTCCTCGACGCGGACAGATTCGACGGGTTGTGCGGGGAAAACAACCGTATCGGGCTTATCGTGATGAGAAACATCGCCAGGATCGTGACCGCCCGCCTGCGGGAGACGAACATCAAGTACACCGAATCCCTAATATGGGAGCGCCTGGGATCGGACCCGGCGTGA
- a CDS encoding HD domain-containing protein → MFERKLDKKEVELIHTIKDFIEQKHSGSEGHDYSHVLEVTRYSIQIAERITDRVEPFTLIAGALFHDIGRVDAATGRLHGLVGGGIAEEFLKTTWVDGETIKKICSIVVRHTPTSMLPPITIEEKIVFDADALDRLGLMGMLRGIMGKAGSIKEILEDRLEKRKQDFSKLHFNESRELGRALYKETLMLIKLISSSLKRRIMNIEDINLPV, encoded by the coding sequence GTGTTTGAGAGAAAACTGGACAAAAAGGAAGTCGAACTCATCCATACGATCAAGGACTTCATCGAACAGAAACATTCGGGGAGCGAGGGGCACGATTATTCCCATGTCCTCGAAGTGACGCGGTACTCCATCCAGATCGCGGAGCGCATAACGGACAGGGTCGAACCCTTCACCCTTATCGCGGGCGCCCTGTTTCACGATATCGGCCGCGTAGACGCGGCGACCGGACGGCTTCACGGCCTGGTCGGGGGCGGTATCGCAGAGGAGTTTCTGAAAACGACCTGGGTCGACGGGGAAACGATAAAGAAGATATGCAGCATCGTGGTTCGCCACACTCCCACTTCCATGCTCCCGCCCATTACGATAGAAGAAAAGATCGTCTTCGACGCGGACGCCCTCGACCGGTTGGGGCTCATGGGGATGCTCCGCGGCATCATGGGAAAGGCGGGGTCGATAAAAGAAATCCTCGAAGACAGACTCGAAAAGCGGAAACAGGATTTCTCGAAGCTCCATTTCAATGAAAGCCGGGAACTGGGCCGGGCCCTCTACAAGGAAACCCTCATGCTCATCAAGCTTATCTCAAGCTCCCTCAAGCGGAGGATCATGAACATCGAGGACATCAACCTGCCGGTGTGA
- a CDS encoding DUF433 domain-containing protein, with translation MEYRNNVVVDHGIMLGEPAIIGTGITVEIILKILSEGMSIDELLLVYPDLTKNDVLAALSYSADVISREEMIGV, from the coding sequence ATGGAATACAGGAATAATGTCGTCGTTGATCACGGGATCATGCTTGGTGAACCGGCAATTATTGGAACCGGAATTACAGTAGAAATCATTCTTAAAATACTGTCCGAAGGAATGAGTATTGATGAATTGCTTTTGGTATACCCCGATTTAACGAAAAACGATGTTTTAGCGGCACTCTCATACTCGGCCGATGTCATTTCCAGGGAGGAAATGATTGGGGTTTAG